The DNA sequence CCGATCATAAAATAGAACGGAACGAGGTAGCAAAAGAAAAAGCCAAGCTGGTTCGCAACCAATAAGTTTAGCTAACATTTTCAAAACCTTTTTCTAACTTAGCCGTTTCAAAAAGCATACGTTTTGGAACTTGACCTTCAACAGATTCCCCGAGAAAAAACACTTACCAAAGAAGCATTCTTGAGGAAGTATTTTAGGCCTCAGAAACCTGTGGTCATCGAGAACTTCATTGAAGATTGGCCCGCGTATTCGAAATGGAATCTAGGGTACATGAAAAAGGTGGCGGGTGACAAAACGGTGCCATTGTACGATAACCGCCCCGTCAAACATGATGAAGGCTTCAATGAGCCTCATGCCAAAATGAAAATGGGCGATTACATCGACCTGTTAAGAAGTGAGCCCACCAAATACCGTATTTTTCTTTGGAACGTATTGAAAGAAGTGCCCGAGCTACAAAAAGATTTTTCATATCCTGATTTTGGGCTCCGTTTGATGAAAGGGCTTCCCATGTTGTTCTTTGGGGGGAGAGACAGCTACACGTTCATGCACTACGACATCGATTTGGCAAACATCTTCCACTTTCATTTTGAGGGAAAAAAAGAATGTATCCTCTTTCCCCAGTCTGAGACAAAATATCTTTATAAAATTCCCCATTCGTTGATTGTCAGGGAAGATATCGATTTTCATGACCCCAATTTGGAAAAATGGCCCGCACTGCAAAATGCCCGAGGTCATATAGCACATTTAGAGCATGGCCAAGTACTTTATATACCAGAGGGTTATTGGCATTACATGCGATATGTGACGCCGGGTTTTTCAATGAGTCTAAGGGCGATTGCCCGAAAGCCAAAAAATCTGGGCAGGGCACTTTACAATATTTTCTTCATGCGGCATTTTGACAATATGATGCGCAGGTTTAAGGGCCAAGCGTGGATTGATTGGAAGAATGATCAAGCGTTGATCAAGACCCATCGGGCGTTGGGTATTTCTTAGATGAGCTCCTTTATTTTGGCATAGACCAAATCACTTTCCCAACCTCTATAAAGCAAATAATCGGCCAATTTTCTTTTGCGTTTCT is a window from the Muricauda sp. SCSIO 65647 genome containing:
- a CDS encoding cupin-like domain-containing protein, which encodes MELDLQQIPREKTLTKEAFLRKYFRPQKPVVIENFIEDWPAYSKWNLGYMKKVAGDKTVPLYDNRPVKHDEGFNEPHAKMKMGDYIDLLRSEPTKYRIFLWNVLKEVPELQKDFSYPDFGLRLMKGLPMLFFGGRDSYTFMHYDIDLANIFHFHFEGKKECILFPQSETKYLYKIPHSLIVREDIDFHDPNLEKWPALQNARGHIAHLEHGQVLYIPEGYWHYMRYVTPGFSMSLRAIARKPKNLGRALYNIFFMRHFDNMMRRFKGQAWIDWKNDQALIKTHRALGIS